Sequence from the Exiguobacterium aurantiacum genome:
TGATCACCCCATTTTTCATCACTGGATGCCACAAACGAACGGCAAGTTCATTAACCCCTGTCTCGTCGGGATAATTGAATCCGTGAACCATGGTTCCGAAATGAAGATCCACTCCATCGTAAAAACCTTCTCCTTGATCAAATTCAATGGGCTCTACGTATGCTTGGCATTCTCTTGCCCCCAGGAAAATATCTCTTCGACCACCCGCTTCCAGCGAACGTTTCAGAATGGCATAATGCTTTCCTTCATTTCGATCAAACGCTAAATCAGGACGGTGTGGATTGAATTCGAAATGCGCTCGAACGTGATAGCACACGTCCCGCAAATACGTGTAGTGCGCTAGAGAATTCCCACCACTATACTCAATTGGCCGCATCCCCTTTGACTCCATTTTAATCGGCTTCATAATCCGAATCGCATCGACGACCATGACAATCGTCGGCTTCCAGTAAATCGATTCGACAATCCCTTTCATGGCCTGATACGTTGGGATTTGATAGGACATTTTCTCGCCACCTAGTTTAGTTAATGGATCCGTAAACAAGGCGTAATCC
This genomic interval carries:
- the cas5c gene encoding type I-C CRISPR-associated protein Cas5c, whose product is MRNTIEFKVYGDYALFTDPLTKLGGEKMSYQIPTYQAMKGIVESIYWKPTIVMVVDAIRIMKPIKMESKGMRPIEYSGGNSLAHYTYLRDVCYHVRAHFEFNPHRPDLAFDRNEGKHYAILKRSLEAGGRRDIFLGARECQAYVEPIEFDQGEGFYDGVDLHFGTMVHGFNYPDETGVNELAVRLWHPVMKNGVITFTRPEDCSLVQPIKKMQAKTFTADDIEPVDLLHEQL